In Cervus elaphus chromosome 5, mCerEla1.1, whole genome shotgun sequence, the following proteins share a genomic window:
- the RNF112 gene encoding RING finger protein 112 isoform X2: MPRSALSVISFCHRLGKQERKRSFMGNSSNSWSHTPFPKLELGLGSRPTAPREPPACSICLERPREPISLDCGHDFCPRCFSTHRVPGCGPPCCPECRKTCKRRKGLRGLGERMRLLPQRPLPAAALQETCAVRAEPLLLVRINASGGLILRMGAINRCLKHPLARDTPVCLLAVLGGPHSGKTFLLNHLLQGLPGLASGEGGWPRGGGSGQGFRWGANGLSRGIWMWSHPFLLGKEGRKVAVFLVDTGDVMSPELSKETRTRLCALTSMLSSYQILTASQELKDTDLEHLETFVHVAEVMGRHYGMVPIQHLDLLVRDSSHTSKAWQGHVGDVIQKSSGKYPKVQGLLQGRRARCYLLPAPGRRWASRGHGSSGDDDAGRLRAYVADVLSAAPQHAKSRCPGYWSEGRPAARGDRRLLTGQQLAQEVKNLSGWMGRTGPSCTSPDEMAAQLHDLRTVEAAKKEFEEYVRQQDAATKRIFSALRVLPDTMRNLLSAQKDTLLARHGATLLCAGREQTLEALEAELQAEAKAFMDSYTVRFCGHLAAVGGAVGAGLMGLAGGVVGAGMAAAALAAEAGMVAAGAAVGATGAAVVGGGVGAGLAATVGCMEKEEDERVQEGDREPLLQEE, encoded by the exons ATGCCGAGGTCCGCCTTGTCAGTCATTTCCTTTTGTCACCGGCTTGGCAAACAG GAGAGAAAACGGAGCTTCATGGGGAACAGCAGCAACAGTTG gtCCCACACGCCGTTCCCCAAgctggagctggggctggggtccCGGCCCACGGCGCCCCGCGAGCCGCCCGCCTGCTCTATCTGCCTGGAGAGGCCACGTGAGCCCATCTCGCTGGACTGTGGCCACGACTTCTGCCCGCGGTGCTTCAGCACCCACCGCGTGCCTGGCTGCGGGCCGCCCTGCTGCCCCGAGTGCCGCAAGACATGCAAGCGGAGGAAGGGCCTGCGGGGCCTGGGGGAGAGGATGAGGCTCCTGCCGCAGAGGCCGCTGCCCGCCGCCGCGCTGCAG GAGACCTGCGCCGTGCGGGCCGAGCCGCTGCTGCTGGTGCGGATCAACGCCTCGGGGGGCCTCATCCTGCGGATGGGCGCCATCAACCGCTGCCTGAAGCACCCACTGGCCAGGGACACCCCCGTCTGCCTCCTCGCCGTCCTGGGGGGGCCACACTCAGGGAAGACCTTCCTCCTCAACCACCTGCTCCAGGGCCTGCCCGGCCTG GCGTCCGGCGAGGGCGGCTGGCCGAGGGGCGGGGGCTCCGGGCAAGGGTTCCGGTGGGGAGCCAACGGCCTCTCCAGGGGCATCTGGATGTGGAGCCACCCCTTcctgctggggaaggaggggaggaag GTGGCCGTGTTCCTGGTGGACACGGGGGACGTCATGAGCCCAGAGCTGAGCAAGGAAACGAGGACCCGGCTGTGCGCCCTCACCTCCATGCTGAGCTCTTACCAG ATCCTCACAGCTTCCCAGGAGCTGAAGGACACAGACCTGGAGCACCTGGAG ACGTTTGTCCACGTGGCCGAGGTGATGGGCAGACACTATGGCATGGTGCCAATCCAG CACCTGGACCTCTTAGTTCGTGACTCCTCCCACACCAGCAAGGCTTGGCAGGGTCACGTGGGCGACGTCAtccag AAATCGTCCGGCAAGTACCCCAAGGTCCAGGGGCTGCTCCAAGGGAGGAGAGCCCGCTGCTACCTCCTGCCAGCTCCTGGGCGGCGGTGGGCGAGCCGAGGCCATGGAAGCTCAGGCG ATGATGATGCTGGCCGCCTGCGCGCCTACGTGGCTGACGTGCTGAGTGCGGCCCCCCAGCACGCCAAGAGCCGCTGCCCGGGCTACTGGAGCGAGGGGCGCCCCGCGGCCCGGGGGGACCGACGCCTGCTCACAGGGCAGCAGCTGGCTCAGGAGGTCAAG AACCTCTCGGGCTGGATGGGCAGGACAGGCCCCAGCTGCACCTCCCCGGATGAG ATGGCCGCCCAGCTGCATGACCTGCGGACGGTGGAAGCTGCCAAGAAGGAGTTTGAGGAGTATGTGCGGCAGCAG GACGCAGCCACCAAGCGCATTTTCTCTGCACTTCGGGTACTGCCGGACACCATGCGGAACCTCCTGTCGGCCCAGAAGGACACGCTGCTGGCCCGGCACGGGGCAACCTTGCTGTGCGCCGGGAGGGAGCAGACCTTAGAGGCCCTGGAGGCTGAGCTGCAGGCCGAGGCCAAGGCCTTCATGGACTCCTACACCGTGCGCTTCTGTGGCCACCTGGCCGCTGTTGGCGGCGCAGTGGGCGCGGGGCTCATGGGTCTGGCGGGGGGCGTGGTGGGCGCGGGCATGGCTGCAGCGGCGCTGGCCGCAGAGGCTGGCATGGTGGCTGCGGGAGCTGCGGTGGGGGCCACGGGGGCAGCTGTGGTCGGGGGAGGTGTTGGTGCCGGGCTGGCGGCCACAGTGGGCTGCATGGAGAAGGAGGAAGACGAGAGGGTGCAGGAGGGGGACCGGGAGCCCCTGCTGCAGGAGGAGTGA
- the RNF112 gene encoding RING finger protein 112 isoform X1, with product MPRSALSVISFCHRLGKQERKRSFMGNSSNSWSHTPFPKLELGLGSRPTAPREPPACSICLERPREPISLDCGHDFCPRCFSTHRVPGCGPPCCPECRKTCKRRKGLRGLGERMRLLPQRPLPAAALQETCAVRAEPLLLVRINASGGLILRMGAINRCLKHPLARDTPVCLLAVLGGPHSGKTFLLNHLLQGLPGLASGEGGWPRGGGSGQGFRWGANGLSRGIWMWSHPFLLGKEGRKVAVFLVDTGDVMSPELSKETRTRLCALTSMLSSYQILTASQELKDTDLEHLETFVHVAEVMGRHYGMVPIQHLDLLVRDSSHTSKAWQGHVGDVIQKSSGKYPKVQGLLQGRRARCYLLPAPGRRWASRGHGSSGDTDDDAGRLRAYVADVLSAAPQHAKSRCPGYWSEGRPAARGDRRLLTGQQLAQEVKNLSGWMGRTGPSCTSPDEMAAQLHDLRTVEAAKKEFEEYVRQQDAATKRIFSALRVLPDTMRNLLSAQKDTLLARHGATLLCAGREQTLEALEAELQAEAKAFMDSYTVRFCGHLAAVGGAVGAGLMGLAGGVVGAGMAAAALAAEAGMVAAGAAVGATGAAVVGGGVGAGLAATVGCMEKEEDERVQEGDREPLLQEE from the exons ATGCCGAGGTCCGCCTTGTCAGTCATTTCCTTTTGTCACCGGCTTGGCAAACAG GAGAGAAAACGGAGCTTCATGGGGAACAGCAGCAACAGTTG gtCCCACACGCCGTTCCCCAAgctggagctggggctggggtccCGGCCCACGGCGCCCCGCGAGCCGCCCGCCTGCTCTATCTGCCTGGAGAGGCCACGTGAGCCCATCTCGCTGGACTGTGGCCACGACTTCTGCCCGCGGTGCTTCAGCACCCACCGCGTGCCTGGCTGCGGGCCGCCCTGCTGCCCCGAGTGCCGCAAGACATGCAAGCGGAGGAAGGGCCTGCGGGGCCTGGGGGAGAGGATGAGGCTCCTGCCGCAGAGGCCGCTGCCCGCCGCCGCGCTGCAG GAGACCTGCGCCGTGCGGGCCGAGCCGCTGCTGCTGGTGCGGATCAACGCCTCGGGGGGCCTCATCCTGCGGATGGGCGCCATCAACCGCTGCCTGAAGCACCCACTGGCCAGGGACACCCCCGTCTGCCTCCTCGCCGTCCTGGGGGGGCCACACTCAGGGAAGACCTTCCTCCTCAACCACCTGCTCCAGGGCCTGCCCGGCCTG GCGTCCGGCGAGGGCGGCTGGCCGAGGGGCGGGGGCTCCGGGCAAGGGTTCCGGTGGGGAGCCAACGGCCTCTCCAGGGGCATCTGGATGTGGAGCCACCCCTTcctgctggggaaggaggggaggaag GTGGCCGTGTTCCTGGTGGACACGGGGGACGTCATGAGCCCAGAGCTGAGCAAGGAAACGAGGACCCGGCTGTGCGCCCTCACCTCCATGCTGAGCTCTTACCAG ATCCTCACAGCTTCCCAGGAGCTGAAGGACACAGACCTGGAGCACCTGGAG ACGTTTGTCCACGTGGCCGAGGTGATGGGCAGACACTATGGCATGGTGCCAATCCAG CACCTGGACCTCTTAGTTCGTGACTCCTCCCACACCAGCAAGGCTTGGCAGGGTCACGTGGGCGACGTCAtccag AAATCGTCCGGCAAGTACCCCAAGGTCCAGGGGCTGCTCCAAGGGAGGAGAGCCCGCTGCTACCTCCTGCCAGCTCCTGGGCGGCGGTGGGCGAGCCGAGGCCATGGAAGCTCAGGCG ACACAGATGATGATGCTGGCCGCCTGCGCGCCTACGTGGCTGACGTGCTGAGTGCGGCCCCCCAGCACGCCAAGAGCCGCTGCCCGGGCTACTGGAGCGAGGGGCGCCCCGCGGCCCGGGGGGACCGACGCCTGCTCACAGGGCAGCAGCTGGCTCAGGAGGTCAAG AACCTCTCGGGCTGGATGGGCAGGACAGGCCCCAGCTGCACCTCCCCGGATGAG ATGGCCGCCCAGCTGCATGACCTGCGGACGGTGGAAGCTGCCAAGAAGGAGTTTGAGGAGTATGTGCGGCAGCAG GACGCAGCCACCAAGCGCATTTTCTCTGCACTTCGGGTACTGCCGGACACCATGCGGAACCTCCTGTCGGCCCAGAAGGACACGCTGCTGGCCCGGCACGGGGCAACCTTGCTGTGCGCCGGGAGGGAGCAGACCTTAGAGGCCCTGGAGGCTGAGCTGCAGGCCGAGGCCAAGGCCTTCATGGACTCCTACACCGTGCGCTTCTGTGGCCACCTGGCCGCTGTTGGCGGCGCAGTGGGCGCGGGGCTCATGGGTCTGGCGGGGGGCGTGGTGGGCGCGGGCATGGCTGCAGCGGCGCTGGCCGCAGAGGCTGGCATGGTGGCTGCGGGAGCTGCGGTGGGGGCCACGGGGGCAGCTGTGGTCGGGGGAGGTGTTGGTGCCGGGCTGGCGGCCACAGTGGGCTGCATGGAGAAGGAGGAAGACGAGAGGGTGCAGGAGGGGGACCGGGAGCCCCTGCTGCAGGAGGAGTGA
- the RNF112 gene encoding RING finger protein 112 isoform X3 gives MGNSSNSWSHTPFPKLELGLGSRPTAPREPPACSICLERPREPISLDCGHDFCPRCFSTHRVPGCGPPCCPECRKTCKRRKGLRGLGERMRLLPQRPLPAAALQETCAVRAEPLLLVRINASGGLILRMGAINRCLKHPLARDTPVCLLAVLGGPHSGKTFLLNHLLQGLPGLASGEGGWPRGGGSGQGFRWGANGLSRGIWMWSHPFLLGKEGRKVAVFLVDTGDVMSPELSKETRTRLCALTSMLSSYQILTASQELKDTDLEHLETFVHVAEVMGRHYGMVPIQHLDLLVRDSSHTSKAWQGHVGDVIQKSSGKYPKVQGLLQGRRARCYLLPAPGRRWASRGHGSSGDTDDDAGRLRAYVADVLSAAPQHAKSRCPGYWSEGRPAARGDRRLLTGQQLAQEVKNLSGWMGRTGPSCTSPDEMAAQLHDLRTVEAAKKEFEEYVRQQDAATKRIFSALRVLPDTMRNLLSAQKDTLLARHGATLLCAGREQTLEALEAELQAEAKAFMDSYTVRFCGHLAAVGGAVGAGLMGLAGGVVGAGMAAAALAAEAGMVAAGAAVGATGAAVVGGGVGAGLAATVGCMEKEEDERVQEGDREPLLQEE, from the exons ATGGGGAACAGCAGCAACAGTTG gtCCCACACGCCGTTCCCCAAgctggagctggggctggggtccCGGCCCACGGCGCCCCGCGAGCCGCCCGCCTGCTCTATCTGCCTGGAGAGGCCACGTGAGCCCATCTCGCTGGACTGTGGCCACGACTTCTGCCCGCGGTGCTTCAGCACCCACCGCGTGCCTGGCTGCGGGCCGCCCTGCTGCCCCGAGTGCCGCAAGACATGCAAGCGGAGGAAGGGCCTGCGGGGCCTGGGGGAGAGGATGAGGCTCCTGCCGCAGAGGCCGCTGCCCGCCGCCGCGCTGCAG GAGACCTGCGCCGTGCGGGCCGAGCCGCTGCTGCTGGTGCGGATCAACGCCTCGGGGGGCCTCATCCTGCGGATGGGCGCCATCAACCGCTGCCTGAAGCACCCACTGGCCAGGGACACCCCCGTCTGCCTCCTCGCCGTCCTGGGGGGGCCACACTCAGGGAAGACCTTCCTCCTCAACCACCTGCTCCAGGGCCTGCCCGGCCTG GCGTCCGGCGAGGGCGGCTGGCCGAGGGGCGGGGGCTCCGGGCAAGGGTTCCGGTGGGGAGCCAACGGCCTCTCCAGGGGCATCTGGATGTGGAGCCACCCCTTcctgctggggaaggaggggaggaag GTGGCCGTGTTCCTGGTGGACACGGGGGACGTCATGAGCCCAGAGCTGAGCAAGGAAACGAGGACCCGGCTGTGCGCCCTCACCTCCATGCTGAGCTCTTACCAG ATCCTCACAGCTTCCCAGGAGCTGAAGGACACAGACCTGGAGCACCTGGAG ACGTTTGTCCACGTGGCCGAGGTGATGGGCAGACACTATGGCATGGTGCCAATCCAG CACCTGGACCTCTTAGTTCGTGACTCCTCCCACACCAGCAAGGCTTGGCAGGGTCACGTGGGCGACGTCAtccag AAATCGTCCGGCAAGTACCCCAAGGTCCAGGGGCTGCTCCAAGGGAGGAGAGCCCGCTGCTACCTCCTGCCAGCTCCTGGGCGGCGGTGGGCGAGCCGAGGCCATGGAAGCTCAGGCG ACACAGATGATGATGCTGGCCGCCTGCGCGCCTACGTGGCTGACGTGCTGAGTGCGGCCCCCCAGCACGCCAAGAGCCGCTGCCCGGGCTACTGGAGCGAGGGGCGCCCCGCGGCCCGGGGGGACCGACGCCTGCTCACAGGGCAGCAGCTGGCTCAGGAGGTCAAG AACCTCTCGGGCTGGATGGGCAGGACAGGCCCCAGCTGCACCTCCCCGGATGAG ATGGCCGCCCAGCTGCATGACCTGCGGACGGTGGAAGCTGCCAAGAAGGAGTTTGAGGAGTATGTGCGGCAGCAG GACGCAGCCACCAAGCGCATTTTCTCTGCACTTCGGGTACTGCCGGACACCATGCGGAACCTCCTGTCGGCCCAGAAGGACACGCTGCTGGCCCGGCACGGGGCAACCTTGCTGTGCGCCGGGAGGGAGCAGACCTTAGAGGCCCTGGAGGCTGAGCTGCAGGCCGAGGCCAAGGCCTTCATGGACTCCTACACCGTGCGCTTCTGTGGCCACCTGGCCGCTGTTGGCGGCGCAGTGGGCGCGGGGCTCATGGGTCTGGCGGGGGGCGTGGTGGGCGCGGGCATGGCTGCAGCGGCGCTGGCCGCAGAGGCTGGCATGGTGGCTGCGGGAGCTGCGGTGGGGGCCACGGGGGCAGCTGTGGTCGGGGGAGGTGTTGGTGCCGGGCTGGCGGCCACAGTGGGCTGCATGGAGAAGGAGGAAGACGAGAGGGTGCAGGAGGGGGACCGGGAGCCCCTGCTGCAGGAGGAGTGA